Genomic DNA from Candidatus Kryptobacter tengchongensis:
ATTTCTATGGATTATCAAGTAAAAGCAGATATCCCTAAATTTTTACTACGGAAAGTTGATCCAGAGATTTTGGAATAGGTGATAAACTATAGATTTGAGACGATATAGCAAAGTTGAGCACAGAGAAGACCACCATAAATTCCGACTATGTTTCCAGCGACAGCCATAAGGAGTCCGACTGGGGCGAGCGCGCTCTGGTAAACTGAAGCAACAATTGGAGCAGTAACAGGTCCTCCTATATTTGCTTGACTGCTCGTTGCCATCAAAAACATTGGGGATTTTGTTAATCTTCCAACGATAAATAAACATGTTGCATGAATCATTATCCAAACAATCCCCATAAGCATAAAAACTGGGGTTTCAAAAATTCCTTGAACATTTGCCCTCGCACCAACTGAAGCTAATAAAAGGTAAAGCATAAAATTTCCAACATGAGTTGAACCTGAATGTTCAAGCTCTGATAACCTTGTAAACGACATCGCCACACCAGTTGCAGTTGCAATTATAATTCCCCAGGTATAATGTGTTATTATCACTCCAATTTCTGGCAGAAGATTTCCGAGCTTTAAAGATAGGATTCCAACAGCAAACGAAATAAAAATCATCGTCGTAAAATCAACAAAATTTAAGAACTTTTTCCTTGCCTCTTTTATTTCCTGCATTTTCTTGTTTAGTTCAATCAAAACTGTCTTATCAACTTGGTTAAATTCATCAACTTTATCTTGATACGCCGATAGAAATATCACAATTCCCATCCACCCATAACCGACGACGGTGTCAACAACTATAAGGGGAGCAAGCAATGACTCGGGTGTCCCGACGCTTTGCGCTATAGCAAGCATCGTTGCGCTTCCTCCCATCCAGCTTCCCGATAATGCGCCCACACCTTTCCAAGCATCAGGTGGTAGCCAATGTCTAAAAATTAACAAAACTATTGGACCTCCAATGATTATACCAAATGATCCCGCAAAGAACATAATTATCGCCTTAATGCCAAGTTTTACTATAACAGGTATGTTTGCCGAAAGCAAAAGTAAAACAAGCGCAGACGGTAAAAGATAAGTCCTTGTCCAAGTATAAAACTCGGATTCTCTTGGAATTATACCAATAGCGGACGAAAGCATCGGAAGAAAATAAACCCAGATAACGGGTGGTAAATACTTGAAAAACTTTGACAAAAAATTTATCTGGCTTGCCCTGTAAATTATAAAAATCAAAAAAACTAAATATGCAAAAATTTCCATCGGATTTCTGATCAATTCAAATTCTGCTTTTATTTTTTAATCAATCGTTTCGCTTTAACAAATGTCTTGTATCTGTATTCATTGAAGTTGGGCGCTTTGGGATCAAAACTATCAATGCTAACTTTCCCAGAACAATGAATAAATTCTTTATTCCCAAGATAGATTCCAACATGAGTAATTTTCTCCGGTTTCCCCTCCTCTGATTTTTGACCGAAAAATAACAAATCCCCTGGCTTTAAATTCTCAAAATCTTTACCTGGGTCAATTTCAACCCCAAGATATGATTGCTGATCTGCGTCCCTTGGTAATTCAAAACCATTCATCTTAAAAACAACTTTCGTAAAACCTGAACAATCAAATCCCTTCACACTTGTCCCACCCCAAAGATAAGGGAAACCGACAAACTTTTTGGCAGTGTTAATCAAATTATCTACATTTAAACTAACATTTTTCCGCCACTTTTCAAGATTCTCAACTTGATTCTTTTCAACATAACCTGTTCTTCCATCAGGTAAAAAAACAAAAATCCACCTCCCCTCATCTTTCACAACTCCTAAAATATCTCCCATCACAAGATCACTTACTGGAATTGATTTTTTATCTTTATGCGAATAAACGAAACCAAAATAATCGGTGAAAATAATCTTTTCCATTTTCGCCCACTTTTCAAATCCATTCAAATCAAAAATTTTCAACCCTCCTTCCTCAATCCACCCAAGATAATTTTCAGGTGGTTCTGTTTGAACGAAAAACCAGTAGCCATGCCGTTTTAATATCTTAACACTATTTCCCATCAAAACCTGATTTACAAGTTCTGCTTGGTGCGCTGGCTTCGCCCTCATGTTTGCAACACTTACATTAATAACTCCATAAACTTTATCGCCAAGTTCTGGGGATGGCAATATGATAACACTATCAATTACATTAACCGAGTTTTGTTTCAACTTTGAAACCAATTCATACTTTGCCTCTTTTACGGTCGTTTCACCCTTCAATATCAAAACATTTTCCCGTTCATAAATTTTTACATCAAAAACCCCAACTCTTTTATCAGGCACATATTTTTGCGATATCTCCTGAATTAAATTCTCATAAAGATTTTCCTGTGAGAAAACTGATGAAACCATTAAAAATAAGATCCAAAAATTTAAGGTCTTTTTCATCTCTCAAATTTCAAATTTTGTTTATAGCAACTTTTTTATTATCTTTTTATTGAATTTTGGGCGGTTAGCTCAGTTGGTTCAGAGCGCCACCCTTACAAGGTGGAGGTCAGAGGTTCGAATCCTCTACCGCCCACGAATTAGAATTTATATCCAATTTTCCTTAAAAATTCTTTCCTTTTTTGAATGTCCTCATCCCCTTCAATTCCCTTTGTTTTAACACCATCAATTACACCCAAAATACCACGACCTTGCTCTGTCTCAGCAACGATAACTTCAACTGGGTTAGCAGTTGCACAAAAAATTCTACACACCTCTGGCACCATCTTAATTGCGTTTAAGATGTTTATAGGATAGCCGTTATCCATAAATATAATAAACGAATGTCCTGCGCCAAGATTTAAAGCGTTTTTCTTTGCAAGTTCAATCATCGCCTCATCATTTCCGGCCCATCTGACGAGAGCCGGACCAGAGGACTCACAAAATGCGATGCCAAATTTCAAATGTGGTTGAGTTGTGACTATAGCCTCATATAAATCCTCCACCGTTTTTATAAAATGTGCCTGACCAAGGATGAAATTGATATTGTCTGGTTTTTCAATTTTTACAATTTTTAACTCCATAGTTCGCTCCTACAAATTTTGTTTTTACTTTAAAACTCCAAGTTGTGCCATGCTTGTAAACTTATCTCCAGCGATTATGACATGATCAAGAAGTTTTATCCCTAAAATTTCGCCAGCCTGATAAATTTGTTTCGTTACCTCAATATCCATTCTGCTTGGCTCTGGATTTCCACTTGGGTGGTTATGCACAAGGATTATACTTGCCGAAAGCTCATCAATAGCAGGTTTGAAAACTTCCCTTGGGTGGATCACACTTGAATTTAAATTCCCTTCAGACACAACGACATCACGGATAACTTTGTTTGCAGTATTAAGAAGAACAACGATTAAAATTTCTTTGTTCAGGTCAGCAAGTCGTGGTATAAAAATTCTGGCAATATCATCCGGTGATGTAATTTGCGGTCTTTCCAATGCGGGTTCAGATTGAATTCTTCTTGAAAGCTCAAAAGCTGCTGAAATAACAACTGCCTTCTTTAAACCTATCCCTTTATATTTTTTTAGATCCCCAAGACCCTTACGAGCAAGCTCACGCAAACTTCCTGCATCGGATAAAATTTTATTTGCAAGATCTATAGCAGATATTTTTTTCGTTCCAGAACCGATTAAAATTGCAAGCAACTCGGCATTTGAAACTGATTGAGGTCCAAATTTTATGAACTTCTCTCTTGGTCTTGTTTCCGGTGGCAAATCCTTTATCCTAACTCTGTAGTCTGTTTCAACTTCATATTTCATTGACTTACTACCCACTGAGATAATTTTCTTATTAAGCTATCCTTGAAGACAAGGATTGAGACAGATTTGTTGATCCTTTCAGCATCAAAAATAACATCTCGTCCAATTCCAGCCATTTCATAATTTTTAAGCGCTTCGTAAACTTCATCAGATGTCAATTTACCCTCGCTTACTATTTTCAAAATTAACCTCCCTGCGTCATATCCGTAAATTGAAAAATCGTCTGGATCAGCTCCAAATTTTTCCCTAAACAATTTCGCAAAGTTTTTAAATGAGTAACTTTCACGGTCAATATATTGTCCGCTTGTGAATATAACACCATCCGTATATCTCCTATTCATATAAAGTTCATCAAAATTGTTCCATACATCGTTACCGAGGATTTTAACTTTTAGGTCATGGTAATATATTTGAGAAGAAATTATCCCGATAAAATCTGAATTTATGATTGGAGCAAATAAGCCGATTTCTTCAGAAACGACCTCACCCACTGGCGCAGAGATTTTAAGCGAGTCAAGTTTTGTAATTAGATTTCTAAAATACGGACGAAGATCGGTTTCATCGGATCTATAAAATTGAATTGCGATGACCTTTCCAGAGTTTCTTTCAACTTCATTAATAAACGCATCAACAAATGGTTTGATAATTTTATCGTTTGGTGCAAGGATGATGAAATTCTTCAAACCAAGTGCAAAAATAGCAAACTGCGCAAGCGTCTTTGAACGAATTGTATAGTTTGAATTAAATTGAAAGATATACTTGCTTAACTCCGTCAAACCATCTGATGTTGCAGTCGGAGAAATTATAGGTATTTTCACCTGATCCCCGAACCTTGCACAAAGTTGAACATCCTCACTATAAATTGGTCCAATTATAGCAAGAACATCTGGCGAATTTTTGAAATTTATCAATTTTTGATCAACATCTCTGCTTGTATAATACTTAACATCAATCCCAATCTTTGGGTTTGAATTCAAATTATGTTCATCAATTGCGATCTCAAGCCCCTTTAAAATTGATTCGCTCAAACTCTGCTTCTCTGGAAGCATAACCCCAATTTTTACCTTCGGGCGAACGAGCAATCGGTCATAATAATTAATTTGAAGCATCATCTTCTCATAAAACTCCGTTCCCTGAAAATACCTTAACTGGTTTGAGACATACCTTTTTGCATTCTCAACTTTTCCAGAAGAAGCAAGTCCATCGGAAATCCTACGAACTATGAGATATCTTACTTCAGGGGTCAATTCAAATTTTCCAATTTCACCAAGCTCACTCACACTAATTGAATCAACTACAGCCGAGACAACATCAATATACTTTAATTTCTCATATTTTGATTTTGAGATAGCCTTATCAAAAGAAAGCAACGCTCGTTTATACTCCCCAAATTTAACATAAATTAAACCGAGCGTGTAAAAAGCATCTTCAATGTATTCACTTTCTTGGAAACGATCAATGAATTTTTTCAGAAGTTTTTCAGCATCTCCAAATCTATTGAGATAGCACAACGCTTTTGAAGCCATAATATAACTTGCGGTTGTGCGATGGTTCAGATCAAGTGAAATAATGGAATCAAAATTTAAATAAGCAGATGAAAAATAAATCATACCTGCAGTATCACCACGAAGAACTCTTGCGTTCAAGCCAAGTTTAAAAAATTCAACTCCAGATTTAAAAAGCGAATCAGCAACTGGATTGTAAATTTTGTCGCTTTGACCCAAAAGATAACAATTGACAAAAACGAAAAATAAAATTAATCGTAAAAACCTAATCATTTCTCAAAAGATTAAGTTTTTCCTCTATTTTCGCTTCAGCGTTCGGGTCAATTCTTAACGCTTCACTGAAAAACCTATTTGCTTCTTCTTTTTTCCCACGGTATGTGTAAATCAATCCAAGATTTATGAATGAATCAACAAGATTTTTATCAAGCCCAATAGCACGATTAAAATATTTCTCCGCTTCATCAACTTCACCAAGGTCAAGCAACAACTCCCCACATGTTTCCCAGAGAATTGCTTTATTAGGTTCAAGATCAATTGCGGTTTCAATAGCACTTTTCGCCTCAGTCAAATTCCTAAGGTTCCAATGTGAAATTGCAAGGAGATAATAAAGCATGTGATTATATGGTTCCTTTTTTATACCCCGTTGCAGATATTCCACTGCTTCCTCATAAGCTCCACGCTTTATTAGTATCTCCCCAAGGGTTTCAAAAACCTTGGGAAACTCAGGATCAAGTTTTAATACTTTCTTAAACTCTGCTTCAGCTTCAAGAAAATCACCCCTGTAATAATATGCAAGCCCAAGGTTGTAATGAACTACAGGATAATCAAGGTTAGCAATAGGGGTGTAAAATTTTATCGCTTCATCAAACCTTTTTGATTTAAGGCATATATTCCCAAGCATGAAAAGAACTTCTTCATTTCTCGGTTCAATTTCATACGCTTTTCTCAACAATTTTTCGGCGTAATTTTCTTTTCCAAGCTTTGTATAAATAAAAGCAAGCTCTATGTAAGCATCAACGAAATTTGGGAATTCATTTATAAGTCTATGGTAAATTTGAGTTGAATGTAAAAATTTCCCCGAATCAAAATATCTCCTTGCCTTTTCAAGTGATTTCCTCAAAACTGAATTTGGCATACCAATCTTACTCCCATTCAATTGTTGCTGGTGGTTTTGTCGTTATATCATAAACAACTCTATTAACTCCTCTAACTTCATTGACAATCCTTGATGAAATTCTCTCAAGCACATCATACGGCAACCTCACCCAATCAGCCGTCATTCCATCCTGACTTGTCACAGCTCTTAAAGCGATGACATATTCATAGCTTCTTTCATCACCCATAACCCCAACCGATCTTACGGGTAAAAGCACAGCAAAGGCTTGCCACATTTTATCATAAAGATTTGCTTTTTTTATTTCTTCAATAAGAATTTCATCAGCGCTTCTTAAAATTTCAAGTTTTTCATGCGTAATTTCACCAATAATTCTAACAGCAAGCCCTGGACCAGGAAATGGATGACGATTTAATATCTCATCATCAAGTCCAAGCGATTTTCCAACTCGTCTTACCTCATCTTTAAAAAGTTCTCTAAACGGTTCTATTAATTTAAATTTCATCTTTTCTGGAAGCCCACCAACATTGTGGTGAGTTTTTATCTTTGAAGAAGGTCCCCTATAAGATGTTGACTCAATTACATCTGGATATAAAGTTCCCTGTGCGAGAAATTCAACATCTACGAATTTCTCCGCCTCTCGTTCAAAAACTTCAACAAAAGTATGTCCTATGATTTTTCTTTTCATTTCTGGTTCAACTACACCGTGCAACCTCTCAAGAAAAATCTCACCAGCGCCAACATAATGAACATTAATACCAAGTTTTTTAAACATTTCAATAACTTCTATACTTTCATTCTTACGCATCAATCCATTATCAATGTAAATTGCAATCAAATTTTTGCCAATAGCTTTGTTAAGCAAGATAGCAAGCACTGTTGAATCAACTCCACCGCTTACAGCACATATAACTTTTTTATCCTTGACCGTGTCTTTAATTTCTTTTATCGTATTTTCAATAAAAAATTCAGCGTTCCAACCACCATGACATTCACAGATTTTATATACGAAATTTTTCAACATATCAATCCCTTTTTCAGTATGTGCAACTTCTGGATGAAATTGCACGCCGTAAATTTTTTTATCCTTTTTTCGTATCGCACAAATTGGGGAGTTTTCAGTTTGACCGATGACCTCAAATCCATCAGGTGCTTTCACAAGCGCATCACCATGACTCATCCAGACAACGGTATTTGAACCCAAACCATAGAAGAGATCATCATCTTTTTCAATTTTTAAAATTGCTTTCCCATATTCTCTTTTAGCAAACCTATCAACTTCCCCACCAAGATTATATGCAATGAGTTGAAGCCCATAACAAATCCCCAAAACAGGAATCCCAAGTTCAAATAATTTAACATCAACTTGTGGAGAGCCATTCTCATAAACACTTGCTGGACCGCCAGATAGAATTATCCCTTTCGGTTTTGATCTCACAATTTCATCAATAGGGAAATTAAAAGGTTGAACTTCGGAATATACACCAAGTTCCCTTATCCTTCTTGCTATAAGCTGTGTGTATTGTGAACCGAAGTCAAGTACAAGGATAAATTCGCTGGGTCGCATTAACTTTTTAAGTTTATGAGTTTTGATTTAAATATAAAAAAATTTCTCCAAATTCACATAAAACCAGATTACAACCTGTGATGCGATGCTTTTTTATTTTCACGAATCAATTTAAATTTTTCTTTAGCAAACTATTTCACAAACAAAATAAATAAAAGCAAATGCGATACCGCATCCTTGGAAGAACAGGTCTTCAAGTGTCGGAAATTGGATTTGGCTCATGGGGAATAGGAGGTAAAATGTGGGCGGACTCAAACGATGAGGAATCAATAAAAGCTCTTCACAGAGCAATTGAACTTGGTGTTAATTTTATTGATACTGCCCTTGTTTACGGAGATGGACACAGCGAAAGATTAATAAGCAAGGTTTTGAAAGAAGTAAGGGAAACAGTTTATGTCGCTACAAAAATACCCCCCAAAAACATGATTTGGCCAGCCCTCAAAGGAACCCCTCTGAAAGACGTTTTCCCGTATGATCACATCATAAAATCAACCGAGCAAAGTTTAAAAAATCTTGGTGTTGATACAATTGACTTGCAACAATTTCATGTCTGGAATGATGAATGGGCAAGAATGGATGAATGGTGGGAGGCGATACAGAAACTGAAAGAAGAAGGAAAAATAAGATTCTTTGGAATCTCAATAAATGACCATGAACCATGGAATGCGATTGAGCTCATAAAAACTGGAAGGGTTGATACAGTTCAAGTAATTTATAA
This window encodes:
- a CDS encoding Uncharacterized membrane protein, with amino-acid sequence MEIFAYLVFLIFIIYRASQINFLSKFFKYLPPVIWVYFLPMLSSAIGIIPRESEFYTWTRTYLLPSALVLLLLSANIPVIVKLGIKAIIMFFAGSFGIIIGGPIVLLIFRHWLPPDAWKGVGALSGSWMGGSATMLAIAQSVGTPESLLAPLIVVDTVVGYGWMGIVIFLSAYQDKVDEFNQVDKTVLIELNKKMQEIKEARKKFLNFVDFTTMIFISFAVGILSLKLGNLLPEIGVIITHYTWGIIIATATGVAMSFTRLSELEHSGSTHVGNFMLYLLLASVGARANVQGIFETPVFMLMGIVWIMIHATCLFIVGRLTKSPMFLMATSSQANIGGPVTAPIVASVYQSALAPVGLLMAVAGNIVGIYGGLLCAQLCYIVSNL
- a CDS encoding NlpC/P60 family protein; translated protein: MKKTLNFWILFLMVSSVFSQENLYENLIQEISQKYVPDKRVGVFDVKIYERENVLILKGETTVKEAKYELVSKLKQNSVNVIDSVIILPSPELGDKVYGVINVSVANMRAKPAHQAELVNQVLMGNSVKILKRHGYWFFVQTEPPENYLGWIEEGGLKIFDLNGFEKWAKMEKIIFTDYFGFVYSHKDKKSIPVSDLVMGDILGVVKDEGRWIFVFLPDGRTGYVEKNQVENLEKWRKNVSLNVDNLINTAKKFVGFPYLWGGTSVKGFDCSGFTKVVFKMNGFELPRDADQQSYLGVEIDPGKDFENLKPGDLLFFGQKSEEGKPEKITHVGIYLGNKEFIHCSGKVSIDSFDPKAPNFNEYRYKTFVKAKRLIKK
- a CDS encoding DNA repair protein RadC, which produces MKYEVETDYRVRIKDLPPETRPREKFIKFGPQSVSNAELLAILIGSGTKKISAIDLANKILSDAGSLRELARKGLGDLKKYKGIGLKKAVVISAAFELSRRIQSEPALERPQITSPDDIARIFIPRLADLNKEILIVVLLNTANKVIRDVVVSEGNLNSSVIHPREVFKPAIDELSASIILVHNHPSGNPEPSRMDIEVTKQIYQAGEILGIKLLDHVIIAGDKFTSMAQLGVLK
- a CDS encoding ABC-type branched-chain amino acid transport system, substrate-binding protein encodes the protein MIRFLRLILFFVFVNCYLLGQSDKIYNPVADSLFKSGVEFFKLGLNARVLRGDTAGMIYFSSAYLNFDSIISLDLNHRTTASYIMASKALCYLNRFGDAEKLLKKFIDRFQESEYIEDAFYTLGLIYVKFGEYKRALLSFDKAISKSKYEKLKYIDVVSAVVDSISVSELGEIGKFELTPEVRYLIVRRISDGLASSGKVENAKRYVSNQLRYFQGTEFYEKMMLQINYYDRLLVRPKVKIGVMLPEKQSLSESILKGLEIAIDEHNLNSNPKIGIDVKYYTSRDVDQKLINFKNSPDVLAIIGPIYSEDVQLCARFGDQVKIPIISPTATSDGLTELSKYIFQFNSNYTIRSKTLAQFAIFALGLKNFIILAPNDKIIKPFVDAFINEVERNSGKVIAIQFYRSDETDLRPYFRNLITKLDSLKISAPVGEVVSEEIGLFAPIINSDFIGIISSQIYYHDLKVKILGNDVWNNFDELYMNRRYTDGVIFTSGQYIDRESYSFKNFAKLFREKFGADPDDFSIYGYDAGRLILKIVSEGKLTSDEVYEALKNYEMAGIGRDVIFDAERINKSVSILVFKDSLIRKLSQWVVSQ
- a CDS encoding Tetratricopeptide repeat-containing protein, which produces MPNSVLRKSLEKARRYFDSGKFLHSTQIYHRLINEFPNFVDAYIELAFIYTKLGKENYAEKLLRKAYEIEPRNEEVLFMLGNICLKSKRFDEAIKFYTPIANLDYPVVHYNLGLAYYYRGDFLEAEAEFKKVLKLDPEFPKVFETLGEILIKRGAYEEAVEYLQRGIKKEPYNHMLYYLLAISHWNLRNLTEAKSAIETAIDLEPNKAILWETCGELLLDLGEVDEAEKYFNRAIGLDKNLVDSFINLGLIYTYRGKKEEANRFFSEALRIDPNAEAKIEEKLNLLRND
- a CDS encoding GMP synthase (glutamine-hydrolysing); this translates as MRPSEFILVLDFGSQYTQLIARRIRELGVYSEVQPFNFPIDEIVRSKPKGIILSGGPASVYENGSPQVDVKLFELGIPVLGICYGLQLIAYNLGGEVDRFAKREYGKAILKIEKDDDLFYGLGSNTVVWMSHGDALVKAPDGFEVIGQTENSPICAIRKKDKKIYGVQFHPEVAHTEKGIDMLKNFVYKICECHGGWNAEFFIENTIKEIKDTVKDKKVICAVSGGVDSTVLAILLNKAIGKNLIAIYIDNGLMRKNESIEVIEMFKKLGINVHYVGAGEIFLERLHGVVEPEMKRKIIGHTFVEVFEREAEKFVDVEFLAQGTLYPDVIESTSYRGPSSKIKTHHNVGGLPEKMKFKLIEPFRELFKDEVRRVGKSLGLDDEILNRHPFPGPGLAVRIIGEITHEKLEILRSADEILIEEIKKANLYDKMWQAFAVLLPVRSVGVMGDERSYEYVIALRAVTSQDGMTADWVRLPYDVLERISSRIVNEVRGVNRVVYDITTKPPATIEWE
- a CDS encoding Predicted oxidoreductase gives rise to the protein MRYRILGRTGLQVSEIGFGSWGIGGKMWADSNDEESIKALHRAIELGVNFIDTALVYGDGHSERLISKVLKEVRETVYVATKIPPKNMIWPALKGTPLKDVFPYDHIIKSTEQSLKNLGVDTIDLQQFHVWNDEWARMDEWWEAIQKLKEEGKIRFFGISINDHEPWNAIELIKTGRVDTVQVIYNIFDQSPEDELFPVCMQYNIGVIVRVPFDEGSLTGKITPETRFPEGDWRNRYFRDDRKQQVWERVQKLEKLLGDEAKTLSELALRFCLSHEAVSTVIPGMRKIQHVEENCSVSDGRKLSQKMLLELRKHRWVRNFYR